A DNA window from Plasmodium brasilianum strain Bolivian I chromosome 12, whole genome shotgun sequence contains the following coding sequences:
- a CDS encoding hypothetical protein (conserved Plasmodium protein) produces the protein MKTTKFIIPRRNGTIKKKRNCFLLHSSRRCEHSRTAIKEGISDNTYKQIAHDHKCESIEGNNPNRVSKIRKNIQNDILKYYDDNKNIIKTTGHILKEHLNDIVFINQKNNFYTYFYNSFPIFINKYVSHIKQILPFSNDMNSKHNVEVEGKENMNKSTQKYNDQREVNNLLFLLRYYNKYTKQEIEEENIFNFIKEKVNCLNNATEVLRSIKDSLYIMNMQNKNWTKHDKSVKNDCFNFKKMNEIFQIIINRINDTNDVYKKIELLLNLTNICDNTFCSPTIYEHIKKNILSIYEHLEKKTKKGVEEQYVMFLIYKNFLSSKSKKYLEMDVKYYFMDQLSFYNILQNENINICLLSLIYRDLSFLKNYQVKYVLMNLAFSKIKNSDFCSHLDIEGGMDSSVSISISGGDSSGSNSGNKSIPSSGYGKNFPLQNKHYVLHNSLLTFFSNTLLRNNFFSFLKNHYLNNFCNTINYATDVNMMNINNYVFYNMLISIVQLKETHTKCCELLQISKMKYFLQNKRNISLFHFMCKIKDDTKHLNDFIKNNIVFFTQFFVKQKMAFPTNTYLYILNVYCSFFRMLNNDENYADEIVTLISLINELPKNYTFDLKNEFSFDDKRNNGYTTKGHTAHFYLHNILDLNSEGREANVGKKPSKSVEKMNLSPVQGNKNNEEVQYYHNVSNENKIKNNYYENEKSFEEEKKNDDDIFTDNIYQQIGGSKKKKEGNLAGHIDVIHMNPLSKSNFKGKKNSMIINRHDFTILISRALFNDICEDFIFKIKKEEFFLIKQKYITSHVDTNNNIYEYIIEHHYNCFLNNSEFYIDQISKKYDILSIEQIINYFILFTYISELDVSQLYSLIKVMMTINKFHPFVDFFISKHIEGLLLKRWREQGKQEEQATYERNIIYSTYDGIKYTQREFTDTYLDDYIANIKEGNKENSFENLVKMDNFNHRENSDCTSEYCPSHSNKHFDEMNLNTHTMYASHFENCYYDYDDLTSTVNLFLALDPKTKTRDTIAKYLQTYVDYKNVNILKVDLSYFLLKSDQEKEDKRSRRYSEMCISSEQIVTLKNTLINGVPNELLLHCENGNSLFGTVNETVDSEAGKNWHNGATAKRSSLEEAEKIRAAREHPLHNDVIYNVVVDRLKYDINLKNYLLNIDYVNENKEEIKHFLEKEIISLNSITRLLNYVSILNDDGKYMKLLTLAIKDIILCRHEIVEVNTFRMLTTVLLSVKQFYQSIYISSEYSYLSMFIKYYVRAMGNFSPFFTIQDIFPIFQVFIKYDLTKNYLKYLIILNKELNKINIRNFNFYLVHIILYFYSKLKYINENFISNLLEVYVTSLHQYINNMNKEIIQNLIKTNELLISLSIKNKEIIHLNYLLIQKYGNYTSEFDTHSNSNVDDDLVKLYENEDKKKFLSEENVNTHIPTATVLSGNSRDDFVNGFCENDKRGQQMEYVNELDKQARKENSFIENSSIAYAPSGYSTSSNIHTDNISTEKRKRSTIESGVNAIHREEKKVYTHFVKQTIENKNADEDYTFLPDRVSSNDNASEDNITEINLVTPKFELSLVHKLNIIYFLCKFHFYNDLIKNYYMQLINEFLNNKKNMNINDEDYCKLYEIYVYVIMNFYFLSFNKNNKYINYILTNLPCYYWYKREEEKLNLFTSSNEYNDIKNILKLLNINFLTPTLTEIYFIHFFNDVKKAKYFFDIPENVLHLYQKYNIVIDDIRNKSISILCIPEENVLRDESRDNNVLINDSYYIFENIKKTYTTSLLFLSEWKNLNTEEKCDYILRILHSSLNS, from the exons CCATTAAAGAGGGTATATCTGATAATACCTATAAACAAATAGCACACGATCATAAGTGCGAAAGTATAGAAGGTAACAATCCTAATAGAGTTAGTAAAATTAGGAAGAACATAcaaaatgatattttaaaatattatgatgataataaaaatattatcaaaaCAACTggtcatattttaaaagaacatTTAAATGATATCGTATTTATAAATCAAAAGAATAACTTCTACACTTATTTCTACAACTCCTTtccaatttttattaacaaatatGTGAGCCATATAAAGCAGATTCTCCCATTCTCTAATGATATGAATAGTAAACATAATGTCGAGGTAGAGGGAAAAGAAAACATGAACAAAAgtacacaaaaatataatgatcaGAGAGAAGTGAACAACCTTTTGTTTCTACTGCggtattataataaatataccaAGCAAGAAATAGAAGAggagaatatttttaattttataaaagagaAAGTAAATTGTCTGAACAATGCAACTGAAGTTTTAAGAAGTATAAAGGATAGcctttatataatgaatatgcaaaataaaaattggaCAAAACATGATAAAAGCGTAAAAAATgattgttttaattttaaaaaaatgaacgaaatatttcaaataataattaaccGAATTAATGACACAAAtgatgtatataaaaaaatagaactaTTATTGAACTTAACCAATATATGTGATAACACGTTTTGCTCTCCCACTATTTAtgaacatattaaaaaaaatatattatctatttATGAACACttagagaaaaaaacaaaaaagggaGTAGAAGAACAGTACGTTATGTTTTTGATATATAAGAACTTTTTATCATCAAAAAGtaagaaatatttagaaatGGACGTAAAGTATTATTTCATGGATcaattatctttttataatattttacaaaatgaaaatataaatatttgtttgttAAGTTTAATATATCGTGACTTGTCCTTTTTGAAGAACTATCAAGTAAAATACGTTCTCATGAATTTAGCTTTTtccaaaattaaaaattcgGATTTCTGCTCTCACTTAGATATCGAGGGGGGTATGGACAGTAGCGTTAGCATTAGCATTAGCGGAGGTGACAGTAGTGGCAGCAATAGTGGAAACAAGAGTATCCCAAGCAGCGGCTATGGAAAGAATTTCCCCTTGCAGAACAAACACTATGTACTGCATAACTCTCTGTTGACCTTTTTTTCAAACACGCTATTGAGGAACAATTTCTtctcctttttaaaaaaccaTTACctgaataatttttgtaacaCAATAAACTATGCAACAGATGTAAACatgatgaatataaataattatgtctTTTATAACATGTTAATATCAATAGTTCAGTTAAAGGAAACGCATACTAAGTGCTGTGAACTTTTACAAATcagtaaaatgaaatattttctacaaaataaaaggaatatttCCTTGTTTCACTTTAtgtgtaaaataaaagacgACACAAAACACCTGaatgattttattaaaaataatattgtgttctttacacaattttttgttaaacaaaaaatggcATTCCCGACGAAcacgtatttatatatattgaatgtATATTGTAGTTTCTTTCGTATGCTAAATAATGATGAGAATTATGCAGATg AGATTGTAACTTTAATTAGTTTAATTAATGAGCTGCCcaaaaattatacttttgACCTAAAAAATGAGTTTTCTTTTGATGATAAGAGAAATAACGGATATACTACAAAAGGACACACAGctcatttttatttgcataATATTTTAGATCTTAATTCTGAGGGGAGAGAAGCAAATGTGGGGAAAAAACCCAGCAAATCAGTTGAAAAAATGAACTTATCACCTGTACAAggcaataaaaataacgaaGAAGTTCAGTATTATCATAACGTAtcaaatgaaaacaaaataaagaataattattatgagaatgaaaaaagttttgaagaagaaaaaaaaaatgatgatgataTATTTACTGATAATATTTATCAACAAATTGGTggtagtaaaaaaaagaaggaggGTAATCTAGCTGGACATATAGATGTTATACACATGAATCCTTTAAGTAAGAGCAATTttaaggggaaaaaaaattctatgataataaatagaCACGATTTCACTATTTTAATATCGCGTGCCctttttaatgatatttgtgaagattttatttttaaaataaaaaaagaggaattctttttaataaaacaaaaatatatcactAGTCATGTTGATAccaacaataatatatatgaatatataattgaaCACCATTACAATTGTTTTCTGAACAATTCAGAATTTTATATAGATCagataagtaaaaaatatgatatattatcaATAGAGCAAATtatcaattattttattcttttcacCTATATAAGTGAGCTAGATGTATCTCAGTTGTATTCATTAATTAAGGTCATGAtgacaataaataaatttcacCCATTCgttgatttttttatttcaaaacaTATTGAAGGATTATTACTAAAGAGGTGGAGAGAACAAGGAAAACAGGAAGAACAAGCAACATATGAGaggaatataatatatagtacTTATGATGGgataaaatatacacaaaGAGAATTTACAGACACCTATTTAGATGATTATATTGCAAATATTAAAGaaggaaataaagaaaacagTTTTGAAAATCTTGTAAAAATGGATAACTTCAACCATAGAGAGAATTCTGATTGCACGTCTGAATATTGCCCATCTCACAGTAACAAACATTTTGATGAAATGAACTTAAACACACATACAATGTATGCTTCACATTTTGAAAATTGTTATTATGATTATGACGATCTTACAAGTACGGTAAATCTTTTTTTAGCACTGGAcccaaaaacaaaaacaaggGACACTATTGCGAAATATTTACAAACATATGttgattataaaaatgtaaatattttaaaagttgaTCTGAgttattttcttttgaaaAGCGATCAAGAAAAAGAGGACAAGAGGAGTAGAAGATACAGCGAGATGTGCATTTCGAGCGAACAAATAGTAACACTTAAAAATACCTTAATAAATGGGGTGCCGAATGAGTTGTTATTACATTGCGAAAATGGAAATTCATTATTTGGCACTGTTAACGAAACTGTAGATAGTGAAGCAGGAAAAAATTGGCATAATGGTGCAACTGCTAAAAGAAGCAGTCTCGAGGAAGCGGAAAAAATAAGAGCAGCGCGTGAGCATCCCCTACACAATGACGTCATATACAATGTAGTAGTAGACAGGCTGAAATATGAtattaacttaaaaaattatttattaaatatagatTATGTAAATGAGAATAAAGAAGAGATAAAACATTTtcttgaaaaagaaattatttcgTTAAACAGTATAACCAgacttttaaattatgtaagTATATTAAATGACGATGGGAAATACATGAAATTACTAACATTAGCcataaaagatataattcTATGTAGACACGAAATAGTGGAAGTAAACACATTCAGAATGTTAACTACTGTTCTGTTAAGTGTTAAACAATTTTAtcaaagtatatatatatcatcgGAGTACTCATATTTAagtatgtttataaaatattatgttcgAGCAATGGGAaatttttcccctttttttaccattcaagacatttttcctatttttcaagtttttataaaatatgatttaacaaaaaattatttgaaatatttaattattttaaataaagaattaaataaaatcaatattagaaattttaatttctaccttgttcatattattttatatttttattccaaattaaaatatataaatgaaaattttatttccaATTTATTGGAGGTATATGTAACTTCATTACatcaatatataaataatatgaataaggAAATCATTcaaaatttgataaaaacaaatgaattattaatatccttgagtattaaaaataaagaaattattcACTTAAATTATCTCTTAATACAAAAGTATGGGAATTACACAAGCGAATTTGACACACACTCAAATTCAAATGTTGACGATGACCTAGTTAAACTGTATGAAAATGAAGACAAGAAAAAGTTCCTTAGTGAGGAGAATGTCAATACACATATTCCAACTGCTACTGTTCTTAGCGGCAATAGTAGGGACGACTTTGTAAATGGGTTTTGCGAAAATGATAAAAGAGGACAACAAATGGAATATGTAAACGAATTGGATAAACAGgcaagaaaagaaaattcatTCATTGAAAATTCATCAATTGCATATGCACCCAGTGGATACTCTACTAGTAGTAATATCCACACTGACAATATTTCTACTGAAAAGAGAAAGCGAAGTACCATCGAAAGTGGTGTTAATGCAATACATAGAGAAGAGAAGAAAGTCTATACTCATTTTGTAAAACAAAccattgaaaataaaaacgcAGATGAAGATTATACTTTTTTGCCTGACCGAGTAAGCAGCAATGATAATGCTTCAGAAGATAACATCACAGAAATAAATCTCGTCACCCCTAAATTCGAGTTGTCACTTGTCCATaagttaaatataatatactttttatgcaaatttcatttttataatgatttgataaaaaattattatatgcaattaataaatgaattcttaaacaataaaaaaaacatgaatataaatgatgaggattattgtaaattatatgagatatatgtatatgttattatgaacttttactttctttcctttaacaaaaataataaatatattaattacattttaacCAATTTACCTTGTTATTATTGGTATAAaagagaagaagaaaaattaaatttatttacatcaTCCAACGAgtataatgatattaaaaatattcttaaattgctaaatataaattttctcACACCTACATTAAccgaaatttattttattcatttctttAATGATGTGAAGAAAGCAAAATACTTCTTTGACATTCCTGAAAACGTTTTGCATTTgtatcaaaaatataatatagttaTCGATGATATAAGGAATAAGAGCATTTCCATTTTATGCATCCCAGAGGAGAACGTATTACG GGATGAAAGTAGGGATAACAATGTCCTCATAAATGATagttattacatttttgagAATATTAAGAAAACGTATACAACttctttgttatttttaagcgag tggAAAAACTTGAACACAGAGGAAAAGTGTGATTACATTCTTCGCATTTTGCATTCATCCCTAAACAGTTAG